The Caulifigura coniformis genome includes a region encoding these proteins:
- a CDS encoding DUF2071 domain-containing protein, with amino-acid sequence MRIPTITGLIRRRLLLNFRVDPQIIEKLLPRPLRPKIHNGHAIAGLCLIRLEQIRPTGVPALFGLASENGAHRIAVTWNNTDGRCLNGVYIPRRDTGSMFTWLAGGRLFPGEHSFGTFQVRDDGRNVQLDYQARDGLEIHVSGSDSSHWPDDSCFASAAESSRFFQTGSLGFSRTGDCCRLDGLELVTTDWRVEPFSVGRVQATWFDDRSKFPAGSAEFDHALVMRNISHEWRSTESMRVEPIGLDQLASAVR; translated from the coding sequence ATGCGCATTCCAACGATCACCGGGCTGATTCGCCGACGGCTCCTGCTGAATTTTCGAGTCGATCCACAGATCATCGAGAAGCTCCTGCCCCGCCCCCTGCGGCCGAAGATTCACAACGGACATGCCATCGCCGGACTGTGCCTGATCCGACTGGAACAGATCCGGCCCACGGGCGTCCCGGCGTTGTTCGGCCTCGCCAGTGAGAACGGCGCCCACCGGATCGCCGTGACGTGGAACAACACAGACGGCAGGTGCCTCAACGGAGTCTACATTCCCCGCCGGGACACGGGCTCGATGTTCACCTGGCTCGCGGGCGGCCGGCTCTTTCCCGGCGAGCATTCGTTCGGGACATTTCAGGTCCGCGACGACGGGCGAAACGTGCAGCTCGACTATCAGGCTCGCGACGGCCTCGAGATCCACGTGTCCGGAAGCGACTCCAGCCACTGGCCCGACGACTCCTGCTTCGCCTCGGCCGCGGAATCGTCCCGCTTTTTTCAGACCGGCAGCCTGGGCTTCTCGAGAACAGGAGACTGCTGCCGGCTCGATGGGCTGGAACTGGTAACGACGGACTGGCGCGTCGAGCCTTTTTCCGTCGGGCGAGTGCAGGCAACCTGGTTCGATGACCGCTCGAAGTTCCCCGCAGGGAGTGCAGAATTCGACCATGCCCTGGTCATGCGGAACATCTCGCATGAATGGCGTTCGACGGAGTCCATGCGCGTGGAACCGATCGGCCTCGACCAACTGGCGTCCGCGGTTCGCTGA